ATTGATGCTTAGACATCTAACTGTTTCATCATATAATGGAAAACCGCGAGTATCGAGAAACTAAATCCCAATGGTACGCAAGTCGCCTTAATCCACGCCCATACACtgcaaatatgcaatttttaatattacattaatgaaTTGTAAACTCACCTGTGtcattaaaagattatttagaTTATACATTATCCTGTGtcattaaaagattatttagaTATACATTATCGCCAGATAAAGGCGAACGTGAAAAAGATGGATAATATAcatcaaagaatatattttctatctaCCTTGTAAGCATATTGAAATTTTGCCCTTTGCTTATTTATGTTTACTTAGCAGTCTTTTTATTTgctcaattattataaaataaagaatataaattctaaattataatataaattgttgcTGGGTGTAATAAAGTCTGTAAAGCTACTGAAgcgtacaaaaatatttgtagcCATCACTATATGCTacttaactaattaattatattatagtaactATTGTTTCTCAATTTACAAGTTATACGAAGATAATTAACGTGCAGTCTGTAATTAATAAAGGGgagtgtaataatataattaagctACGAAAGaattggagagagagagagagagagagagagaggagagagagagagagagagagagagagagagggggggggagaggggggaggaacaattaataatattaaagtcaCATCAATGTTAGATTACTCGTAGGATTATCTGATATAGTAAATGGTTCCGTTGGAAGAATTCCGCTATCGTAGATTATTACAGGCACGAGCGGAATGTCATCGCTGTCTGTTTTGGTCTGCTCGATCTTGAAAACTATAGCTTCACCGTCAATCacctacaaaaaaattatttaagattaataaaaagatatgtctgaaatatattaattcaaaatatattaatataattaaataataatagcataattatcaattaaaaatataacaataaataatctaacagATTACTTGTTGTACGTAAAacacatgtaaataataatatgtattataaattttaaatattttttattacttttccaAATGCCGTATGATGATCGTCTAACCAAGGAGTTGCTATAGTGGTAATGAAAAACTGACAACCATTGGTGTTCTTTCCAGCATTTGCCATGCTGACAAACAATGGTCCGCTGTGCTTGACCTCAAAAGTTTCGTCATCAAAATATTTGCCATAAATACTAATAGAACCAGTGCCATCGCCGTTTTCAACGTCGCCACCTGTAATAATATAGATGTATgcgcaataataaataaataaataaataagtaatttctAATCAGAAAAGAAGAAGCGTTACCTTGAATCATGAACTTCTTTATCACGCGATGGAATTTAGTTCCTGCATACTTTTTTCCTGCTACACCTGTTGTAGCAAAAGTGATGAAGTTCTTTACTGTTTTTGGTGCAATATCACCAAATAAGCCAATAATAATTCTACCGGCTGGATTGTTATCAATCATGATATCAAAGTAGACTTGATCGGTGACTCTGTATGTTTCTGCCTGaaatgaaattgtttttaacttcattaaaatgatATCATTCATTGAATGATACCATTACAAAtcatataaatagatattttgtataattataaaaacttgacataaattttaaaaatgttacaatataattttcttacagAGAAAAGTGAATAatggaattaaattataacacacaagtaataagaattaaaaaataatttttctattaagcatggcataataaataataaatgaaataaaaataattaaaaaactaattatcaaaattaaaaaattttaaattgttatattcatatatgcactgatattttggaattaatattcatttataatatttataaataattatttaaatacttaaaaatttaaataatatttatgtatattattaacgtATAGAAacatagtaataaataacatagaatTTATAGAACAATATAGgaagaagataaaataattaaaataggtttttatctattatattaattcaaatagtTGAACAATCAAACTTTATTAGTAcattgtaagaaaatatttataaataaaagaaaaatatatagatatatggatataagtaatatagatttggaaacactttataatgttacatatttaattataaaattgtgataaaatgttgacaaaatatttaaacaattgtgaAACATGTGACAAACACGTAAACTGATGACGTTAGTTTAAGAAACATAATAAGTGCATcatatatttctatgtattaaaaatgtcagaaagttaaatattgcaaaacaaGTAAGTTTTCTTCTATTTAATGTATGGtttatgtagaaattaaaaatatcttattttgttattttgtcagttataataataagtttatttgAGAATATTCATGATGTGTGttaatatgaatttaaatgcactgatattttagaattaatacaAGGTTGCTTACATAGCGAAACTGATTACcttcaaataataaacacagctagaataaagaaattcaTTGCCTATctattctttcatatattatcatatattaacagtgatttttaaattattgcctATGTGTCTAATATCtttgttataacattttaataaaaaatctttccgaatttatttaataatatttttatttttactataaagcTACTgtcaaagttttaattaacattaccTTGTATaacattaagttttatttttttaattatattttattttatgtataaaaattgaattcgaTTGCAACATAATGATTGCAACATTAGATGCTGCTATACTCTaactctaaaatatttataaaaagtttaaatatagtacaaattctatatttatgcTTTGAATATTGTAAGTGCTTGAAGTTAAAAGAAGTGGTACAGAATGAAATCATGAATTTAACATGCATTGTTAGATCTATAGTGAGATTGCATTTAAAGTGacacatacacatttattGCAGTTATTCGCGTGCAAATGCACATGTGAACATACGTCTATTGAAACGACCAAAGAAACCTTACGATGAATAAAAGTGTATAAGGTTAGTCTGGCCTTTATTATcactttatctatttatttctatcgTACATAAAGCATACATAAAGCGTATATTTCAAGCTTTAAATTAAACAGACagtttatcttaaaatatccaaGATTTATATATGTCAATACGATATATAGAATCTTTAATGTTAgccttgcaaaataatttttttctcttgattaAGCTtcacgaaaaaatatttacataacttaatataatataattttttatatattttaaaataaattatactttttttattttatgcatataatgttaagtattaatattgaaatgtttGTGAATGTTTagttataatttgatataaaatgtatgcAAGTGAACAAACGAAAAGCAGGTTTtctaatcaataattaatttctagaATTACAGATTAACGATATGTAAAAGTGTAATTACATTTGaggaaaatataatagaattattttaagcatACAGTAAACGGTACCTCAATGACTGAAGAAATAACCATGAGAACGGTGATTGTCAATAGGCACTTCATACTTTTATGATTTCGTTTCGAATGTTGTCCTAAGATACAGATGTtgcagaataatttttttaaatcgattaTTAACCCGTAATCACGATTACGATGCAGCGATCTGAAGACGATGCAAGAAGAACGTGCAGAAGCCGCGCGTCTGCCCGCGATTTGCGCTGTCGTCAACAGTTGCGTCGGTGCTCTAAATTGAATAAAGTAGCCGTGCGTCAGTGTGCCAGTTACAGTAACGAATTCTTACAAtgaatataaacaattaaaatctacaaataagtgtgttatttcaaaatacataaaaaataagatatcaGATGAAAAAATGGAGAGCTACCACGGTTCTTAATATATGAGagttattaacatatttaatttaaaatatacataaatgtcaCAAATGTTGTGATCCTTGTTCGGATTTTGttccaaaattttgaaattaatgtctctattaaaataaaattttacttgaattCTTCTCtacaatatcaaaaaaattgatgtctaagaatagtataataaaaaccCTTTCAATATGAATAacaaaatagtttaattattaaggaAGAAAGTCCAAGTTGTAAATGTGACAAGatacaagttaaaaaaagttctGTCTTGTAttgttctttttctataattagaaagtaattttatacatagataattatacaaaattctatatataatttatatattctagaAGCGTCCTTCTAGAATTCTCTTAACAGAACATATCCATTCGAAGGAGATTTACTACAATCTTAACGGATGCCGGAATTTGGCAATTCTCGAACCAGGATCGTCGACAGGCGATCTGGGCCCtgacaaaaacattttttgttttcattttttctccGGTTTTACGCtatgaataaatgataattaacatgatgcaaatttaataaaatccataaaaaactacttattttgtaatataaatatttgtattttgtgttatatattacaacacattaatattatatagaaaccAAAAAAGCATGATAAAGATAaatgctttatttaaaaaaaacttggtGCTGCTATAGGAAATAATGAAAACggttaattgtaatattaataaataatcaattgtttataattgttaattttttataattattattactaatattatactaCTCTCTAAAGAGTAATCAGTATATTACCACTAATTTACAGTGGCATATTGATagctgtaataattaataaatatttactgttttttagtaatttttatttcagaattagtgtataaCCAGTAAAAGATTAGTGAATTTAATTGACAAGTATACCATtgaaaatcagtgtattttcactaattgtaatttatagcGCCaagttctttttaaataaaacatttatctttattatgcTTTTGATTGTATCAATCAAAAGCATAATaaagagaaatgttttatttaaaaaagaaaagattttataacaGAATTAGATTTATTGGGCCTTTTTTGAATCAACGGAGCTTCCGTAATATGTACTCTATTTCTCCACGTTTGACCTGCTTCGGTTCCTCGATCGAGTGGTTCTCCCGTTACTCCCAATCACCGATCGCGCCGCGTATTATAAAAGCTGTGTACATTCTGTTCTTAAGAACAGTTTCGGTGAAAATGAGTAACGCACAGCTACGAGCAGAGCACAAGAAATGGGTGACATTGACGACGATAGCAATCGTCGTCTTCGTCGTTGATGCGTCTGTTCTGACACATTTTGACGAATTAGAAGAATTAGCAGCTTATGGTAGTGATAATATTGAACAAGCATATACAAGAAGTTAtgtgaagaaaattaattacgaaGGAGATCAAGTATGGAGGATCTATAAGCATAACGATTCTGTAAACGATTTGGTGGAGCAATACAATGAACATGGCTGtacgtaataaataaaattatataaaaacatttatattaaaacattttacttcAGATCTAAAATACGTGTGTGCTATTAAGGATTGCAGAagagtaataattaaacagaGTCTTTTTGTTATATAGCATATTCAATATGGTCGAATCAACCGTCAAACACCGATATTTTTATACGAAATCATATGCTTGGTAACGTCAAATCGATACTCACACATAACAACATAAATTATGACGTTCTAATTGACAATGTGGAAAAAGCGATCAAAGAAGAGAATCCTCCTCTTTCTATAGAAATGCAAGCTGAACTTGAAGGACGCAAAGGTTTGAGACTTTTATTACAAACATATTAactaaactttataattttttaattaatgtattatgaaATCATTCAGCGATAATCGCAAAGTAGGTAATGCTTTCTTTAAAGTTaagtagtaataatattacaatttgcgTAAAGTAACATTTACTGATATACTTATGCATTGCtaaatgttttcaataattttcattaagaacttatacatttcaaattaattcatCGTTGCTTATCGTTTAGGCTTCAGCATTgctttgtcattttttttttcactttttgacaatactattaataataaaaaagaaaccactacctttaattaaatttatttcatagacATTTATGAACGTCATGAAAGAAGCATTGTTTGGTCGTTACTTTAGTCAGTCACGTAACGGAAAAGAAGCTAATAAAAGTGAATCGATAATTCTTATTTGGAAGTACATTCGAAAGTGATTCATCAAAAGTTaggatttattaatttcggattaagttaattaattaaattaatctttacttatttatactttattaaaaatttcatattaaataattagaataaattcttgaagaattaatattgctaacaacattttattgttcttgattattaaatatttatgattgttTCTCGTAATTCTCATAACTCTCAACaagatagtataatatttatgataattagaATATCATGTAGAGAATACAGGAAACATTATAGGTCAAACtttgtatacgtatataaagaCTCGATACATCTCAACGTTCGGTGTAAACATACCCGATGAAATTGTCtattataaaacgtttaaaatttaGACATGTTAGTCTAATAttcatcaaaaattaatacattttattgttaatgatTGTCACAAAACGGAAAATTGTGCCGTTTGATAGAATGTATATGTGTGCATATGTGtggatgtgtgtgtgtgtgtgtgtgtgtgtgtgtcagcagttgtaaaaatcataaatttaaacatgtaCCTTCTAAAAAGGAAAGTTaagactttaattaattacttcaaATTATCATTCAATTCTGTTCATTTTCAAAGGGAAAAGTTGGAAACGAATCGAGGTTATTGGCCTCGAGTGAATCCCACTTGGTAACCCGGTTCCGCTTCAATGCTGATTAACATTAACAGTTATATTTCCCTTGTAAGGCGtgtataaaatacacatatagTCTTCACACGTACATTCTGCCGCGTTTCAACGGCGTTTTCTGCGATCGTTTGCATAGTCGGTCAATTTGATCTGGATCTGCCGTTATTTCGGGCGGACTTGACAAGATTTGGTGTTTTCTATTTGAGCGGAAAATTACTACAGAACAATACATCTTTACAAAACGTATTTCTAAAAAGTCGAAAAGTCGTTGAAACGCAAGTTAAATTTGTTGGAATAAATATAAGCATTTGGGAATTATTATAATGGGCGCATCGCTTCCGTCACCGagttttagtaattttttagctCGTTACGCTTGGTGGCAGGGAGTCAGACGTAGATACCCACGTCCTCGTCCTCTTCGTTATCCTGTTAGTGTACATGGTGGGGGTGGTTCTTGGCATTTTAGGGGTGAGCTTCCTCAAATGCGCACAATCCGCTTCGTCGATTcagaataatttatcaaattaatatcaggcatatcaaaatgttttcttttgcaagataataaaaaagaaatgatgcACGTTTTGTGTTATGTCAAGCTGAATTTACGAAGCGGTTGTTATACAAGCGCACGAGGATACGGAACGTGCAATCTGTAAATAATCTTGAAGGTATATTCGTCAGGTCATCGAATGGAATGGAGCAGTTATCATCGCCTGGATGACATTCTCGGCTACTTGAATTATCTCGCGGACACTTATCCCGATGTGTGCTCCGTTCAGACTATCGGTCAATCCGTCGAAGGTCGACCCCTCAAGGTATTATCTACATCTAATCTATTTCATTTCGatactgataaaaaaacaattcgaGTGCTTAAGATCTTCCTATAAATGTCAAGGTGATAAGAATTAGCAACGGTAAAACAAATGCACCGGCGATATGGATCGACGGCGGCATTCACGCCAGGGAATGGATTTCACCGGCTGCTGTGACTTACATCATTGATTATTTGGTTGAAAATAGCGATCAATTAGAAGTGGACTATTACATCTTGCCTGTTGTCAATCCAGATGGATATGAGCATACGTTCGTTTCCGATCGTTTGTGGAGGAAGAACAAAAGGAAGGGCCTCAATTGTATGGGCGTTGATTTGAACAGAAACTTTGGTTATCGCTGGGGTGGAAAGGGAACAAGTAGGAATATGTGTTCCGACATTTACGCAGGCAATAAACCATTCTCCGAGCCGGAAACTGATGCTATCCGAAATTTCTTTGATGCCAGTTTAGCAAATTTCAAGGTTGGTCACAAGATTTTGCAGAAAAATTtgcttaactttttatttactttgttattgttaataatcatagtatattatatgtattattttatagataacttaatcttacattttagattaaattttgaaatttaatataattttaatattacacactccgttatttttctcttataggCATTTTTGACTTTTCATTCATATGGGCAGTATATCCTTTATCCATGGGGATATGATCAACGTTTGCCGCCTGATTACATCGATATTGACACAGTAGGGCGTAATGCAGCTAAAGCCATGAAGAGTGCAACAAATGATAATACTGTGTACACCGTCGGGAATAGCGCTATAACATTGTATCCTGCTGCTGGAGGTTCTGAAGATTGGGCCAAAGCATTAACCAAAATTAAGTATTCATACACTATTGAACTACGAGATGCTGGTAAATATGGTTTTGTACTTCCATCTCGTTATATTATTCCGACTGCCAAGGAAGCGCTTGCTGCAGTGCAAATAGTTACGGATGCTATCAAAACTTCGTAAATGAATTGTCTgttatgtacataaaattaattgaagaaTTTTGACTAGAGTAATAAGCTAGCCAGCTAACtcattattgtataataatttaaagaaatcgataacttttaacatttatacatgttattttaaattaatgttttttgcgACACTTTATTTCCATATAATTGCAACATTTCAATTAAcagtataaaatatcaaaacaaCTTATTGCACAGTGCAATAGTTTTGCATCTATTGCACTGGTATTTAtctgttataaacaaaaaatatatttacttcatTTACTTCACgtcataaacattaaatattgaatgtaCTATACACATGTAATGTATCGTATAAGTTTGATAATGGTCAACTTCTGTACTGTTAAACTTGactgtgtaaaaattatattttacattattgttaatattaaatttcaaaatgatttttattatatatatttatatttgatcatttatatatagtatatatgtatatatatatatatatatatatatatatatatatacatacatacatataatatataaattgtattttaacaaatattatttactgtgagacaagtatatatatttaaggtGATAACTTTATGACTGTTAActgttaaatgaaataaagagcataaatataacaatattttctgttataaatatattttttattcaattaaattatgtctttgtttttagtaataaataaaattaaaataa
This genomic interval from Monomorium pharaonis isolate MP-MQ-018 unplaced genomic scaffold, ASM1337386v2 scaffold_459, whole genome shotgun sequence contains the following:
- the LOC118648479 gene encoding peptidyl-prolyl cis-trans isomerase 6-like — protein: MKCLLTITVLMVISSVIEAETYRVTDQVYFDIMIDNNPAGRIIIGLFGDIAPKTVKNFITFATTGVAGKKYAGTKFHRVIKKFMIQGGDVENGDGTGSISIYGKYFDDETFEVKHSGPLFVSMANAGKNTNGCQFFITTIATPWLDDHHTAFGKVIDGEAIVFKIEQTKTDSDDIPLVPVIIYDSGILPTEPFTISDNPTSNLTLIVWAWIKATCVPLGFSFSILAVFHYMMKQLDV
- the LOC118644222 gene encoding carboxypeptidase B-like, with translation MSNAQLRAEHKKWVTLTTIAIVVFVVDASVLTHFDELEELAAYGSDNIEQAYTRSYVKKINYEGDQVWRIYKHNDSVNDLVEQYNEHGSYSIWSNQPSNTDIFIRNHMLGNVKSILTHNNINYDVLIDNVEKAIKEENPPLSIEMQAELEGRKGHRMEWSSYHRLDDILGYLNYLADTYPDVCSVQTIGQSVEGRPLKVIRISNGKTNAPAIWIDGGIHAREWISPAAVTYIIDYLVENSDQLEVDYYILPVVNPDGYEHTFVSDRLWRKNKRKGLNCMGVDLNRNFGYRWGGKGTSRNMCSDIYAGNKPFSEPETDAIRNFFDASLANFKAFLTFHSYGQYILYPWGYDQRLPPDYIDIDTVGRNAAKAMKSATNDNTVYTVGNSAITLYPAAGGSEDWAKALTKIKYSYTIELRDAGKYGFVLPSRYIIPTAKEALAAVQIVTDAIKTS